From Actinosynnema mirum DSM 43827, a single genomic window includes:
- a CDS encoding DUF3040 domain-containing protein, with amino-acid sequence MPLSEHEQRLLDQIERALYAEDPKFASTVRGAKLRKPSRRRRIYGIVLFAVGVALLVTGVMLPKLAGIPVVSVVGFLMMFFGVLLTVTTLRRGEQGAEEPEAQGSRPTSRSSFSQKMEERFRRRFEGE; translated from the coding sequence ATGCCACTCTCCGAGCACGAGCAGCGACTGCTCGACCAGATCGAGCGCGCGCTCTACGCCGAGGACCCGAAGTTCGCATCCACCGTGCGCGGCGCGAAGCTGCGCAAGCCGTCCCGACGGCGTCGCATCTACGGCATCGTGCTGTTCGCCGTGGGTGTCGCACTGCTCGTGACCGGTGTCATGCTGCCGAAGCTCGCTGGTATCCCGGTGGTGAGCGTTGTCGGCTTCCTGATGATGTTCTTCGGCGTGCTGCTCACAGTGACGACGCTGCGTCGCGGTGAGCAGGGTGCCGAAGAGCCCGAAGCACAGGGAAGCAGGCCGACCAGTCGCAGCTCGTTCTCCCAGAAGATGGAAGAACGCTTCCGTCGTCGTTTCGAGGGCGAGTAA
- a CDS encoding DUF58 domain-containing protein — MAGALSGLTTRGRCLLAAGFTAGVCAWVLDERDLLRVAVFVVAMPLLAAWLAQRARVGLRAARSVDPARVPVGAVAEVRVELRSAGRLPTGGLLLEDAVPYALGSRPRFVVERLPRDHRTSLRYQLKPVMRGVQQVGPLLARVTDPFGLAEFDQEMAGRTRLVVVPRVVRLSGLPGGSGMGSGDDGSIRLRTGQGEDDAVVRPYRHGDDLRKVHWRSTARRDELMVRVEERPWRGGTTVLLDHRLAAHRGSGPSASLEWAVSFAASVCLHLNRFGHQVKLVGDDGRVLAGVTGDAGHGDDVVLDSLAALQPSHRLELAAGLDAGAGQEVVALLGACSPEAAESLARHRRRGTRSLAVVLDVAAWAGARENAAVSAAGPAGAAAASAEDTARVLSASGWGVVVATPATPMDQVWQELCHSAGNRGRAEVG, encoded by the coding sequence ATGGCGGGGGCGCTGTCGGGGCTGACCACGCGCGGGCGCTGCCTGCTGGCCGCCGGGTTCACGGCGGGGGTGTGCGCGTGGGTACTGGACGAGCGGGACCTGCTGCGGGTGGCCGTGTTCGTGGTGGCGATGCCGCTGCTGGCGGCGTGGCTGGCGCAGCGGGCCCGCGTGGGTCTGCGCGCGGCGCGGTCGGTGGACCCGGCGCGGGTGCCGGTGGGCGCGGTGGCCGAGGTCAGGGTGGAGCTGCGCAGCGCGGGCAGGCTGCCCACGGGCGGGCTGCTGCTGGAGGACGCGGTGCCGTACGCGCTGGGCAGCAGGCCGAGGTTCGTGGTGGAGCGGTTGCCGCGCGACCACCGGACGTCGCTGCGCTACCAGCTCAAGCCGGTGATGCGCGGGGTGCAGCAGGTGGGTCCGCTGCTGGCCAGGGTCACCGACCCGTTCGGGCTCGCCGAGTTCGACCAGGAGATGGCGGGGCGGACCAGGCTGGTGGTGGTGCCGAGGGTGGTGCGGCTGTCCGGGCTGCCCGGCGGGTCCGGCATGGGCTCGGGCGACGACGGGTCGATCCGGCTGCGCACCGGGCAGGGCGAGGACGACGCGGTGGTGCGGCCGTACCGGCACGGCGACGACCTGCGGAAGGTGCACTGGCGCTCGACCGCACGGCGGGACGAGTTGATGGTGCGGGTGGAGGAGCGGCCCTGGCGCGGCGGCACCACGGTGCTGCTCGACCACCGGCTGGCCGCGCACCGGGGCAGCGGGCCGTCGGCGAGCCTGGAGTGGGCGGTGTCGTTCGCGGCGTCGGTGTGCCTGCACCTGAACCGGTTCGGGCACCAGGTGAAGCTGGTCGGCGACGACGGCCGGGTGCTGGCGGGGGTGACGGGCGACGCCGGGCACGGCGACGACGTGGTGCTGGACTCGCTGGCGGCGCTCCAGCCGTCGCACCGGTTGGAGCTGGCGGCCGGGTTGGACGCGGGCGCGGGCCAGGAGGTGGTGGCGCTGCTGGGCGCGTGCTCGCCGGAGGCGGCCGAGTCGCTGGCCAGGCACCGCAGGCGCGGGACGCGCAGCCTCGCGGTGGTGCTGGACGTGGCGGCGTGGGCCGGGGCGCGGGAGAACGCGGCGGTCAGCGCGGCGGGCCCCGCGGGTGCGGCGGCGGCGTCGGCCGAGGACACGGCCAGGGTGCTCAGCGCCTCGGGGTGGGGCGTGGTGGTGGCGACTCCCGCCACGCCGATGGACCAGGTGTGGCAGGAGCTGTGCCACAGCGCGGGCAACCGCGGTCGCGCGGAGGTGGGCTAG
- a CDS encoding transglutaminaseTgpA domain-containing protein has protein sequence MAGRGSAGGDWVVATTPAVAGLATLCTAMALSSVLTGTLWVVYLGVAIAVIAGVGVLLRSVRVPAPLVPFGQFLALACLLVTIFTRTGVLVVLPGPQSLGDLVGVLGAALEEVQTGIPPVPDSPAMRCLVMLAIGVVAVVVDTLAVAAAAPAASGLVLLCVFAVPVSLADEMLPLWIFVLGAAAFALLLAVDGQHRHSAWRGRLPRGAGVNSAPAATAVAGAAVVTALLAGLLSAPLVGTVGRLPGTGEGGGTGKLGLEPMTELRGMLNRGQNKELFRVRDLPRQAYMRVATLRAYEPDQGFRLGGSMQSGVRANDGEVPRGAGYDPDAKTEVLEIEPVDWLDNWLPVYGRPRRIESLEDEWRFDPEREMLYSQQRREVDRYRLETVLDTPTDEQLRQATALGEGPGGEKINEEYLDAPGVDQRVIDLAEQVTASAQNPFDRAKALHDYFKDPANGFQYKLETKDDLASGALVDFVFNGKTGFCEQYATAMAIMARTLGLPSRVAVGFTAGFPSAEYQTITTDDAHAWVEIYFDGYGWMTFDPTPLSDRAVVPPYISGNRVENEDGASSSQATTTTTTAVPSSSANPSASTSADAAAQGQQDDGGNRVPAWHLIALVGALALAALLAAVALLGRRPGGGERAVSGRVKRVLVAGAAGSGVAALALTAALLSWWLAAVVAVGAVAAAPAALREATRRARLRRVAALGPDAAGAAWQELIAESLDRGAGVRSTETVRVAARRLVREHNLDEQGRDGLRAVVGAVERSWYSANGGADPTLPTAVDEVRRSLTRNAPLALRAKVLPKSVLQKPPDGKES, from the coding sequence GTGGCCGGGAGAGGGAGCGCGGGCGGCGACTGGGTCGTGGCCACGACGCCCGCCGTCGCGGGGTTGGCGACGCTGTGCACGGCGATGGCGCTGTCCAGCGTGCTCACCGGGACGCTGTGGGTGGTGTACCTGGGGGTGGCGATCGCCGTCATCGCCGGGGTGGGCGTGCTGCTCAGGTCGGTGCGGGTGCCCGCGCCGCTGGTGCCGTTCGGGCAGTTCCTGGCGCTGGCGTGCCTGCTGGTGACGATCTTCACCAGGACCGGCGTGCTGGTGGTGCTGCCGGGGCCGCAGTCGCTCGGCGACCTGGTGGGGGTGCTCGGGGCGGCGCTGGAGGAGGTGCAGACCGGGATACCGCCGGTGCCGGACAGCCCGGCGATGCGGTGCCTGGTGATGCTGGCGATCGGCGTCGTGGCGGTGGTGGTGGACACCCTGGCGGTGGCCGCCGCCGCGCCCGCCGCGTCGGGGCTGGTGCTGCTGTGCGTGTTCGCGGTGCCGGTGTCGCTGGCGGACGAGATGCTGCCGCTGTGGATCTTCGTGCTGGGGGCGGCGGCGTTCGCGCTGCTGCTGGCCGTGGACGGGCAGCACCGGCACAGCGCGTGGCGGGGCAGGCTGCCCAGGGGCGCCGGGGTGAACTCGGCCCCCGCCGCGACGGCGGTGGCGGGCGCGGCCGTGGTGACGGCGCTGCTGGCGGGCCTGCTGAGCGCGCCGCTGGTCGGCACGGTCGGGCGGCTGCCGGGCACCGGTGAGGGCGGCGGGACGGGCAAGCTCGGCCTCGAGCCGATGACGGAGCTGCGCGGGATGCTCAACCGGGGGCAGAACAAGGAGCTGTTCCGGGTGCGGGACCTGCCGAGGCAGGCGTACATGCGGGTGGCGACGCTGCGCGCGTACGAGCCCGACCAGGGCTTCCGGCTCGGCGGCAGCATGCAGTCGGGTGTGCGGGCGAACGACGGCGAGGTGCCCAGGGGCGCGGGGTACGACCCCGACGCCAAGACCGAGGTGCTGGAGATCGAGCCGGTCGACTGGCTGGACAACTGGCTCCCGGTGTACGGCAGGCCGAGGCGGATCGAGTCGCTCGAGGACGAGTGGCGGTTCGACCCGGAGCGGGAGATGCTCTACAGCCAGCAGCGGCGCGAGGTGGACCGGTACCGGTTGGAGACGGTGCTGGACACGCCCACCGACGAGCAGCTGCGGCAGGCCACCGCGCTCGGCGAGGGGCCCGGCGGGGAGAAGATCAACGAGGAGTACCTGGACGCCCCCGGCGTCGACCAGCGGGTGATCGACCTGGCGGAGCAGGTCACCGCGTCCGCGCAGAACCCGTTCGACCGGGCCAAGGCGCTGCACGACTACTTCAAGGACCCGGCCAACGGGTTCCAGTACAAGCTGGAGACGAAGGACGACTTGGCCTCGGGGGCGCTCGTCGACTTCGTGTTCAACGGGAAGACCGGGTTCTGCGAGCAGTACGCGACGGCGATGGCGATCATGGCGAGGACGCTGGGGCTGCCGTCGCGGGTGGCGGTGGGGTTCACCGCGGGCTTCCCGAGCGCGGAGTACCAGACGATCACCACGGACGACGCGCACGCGTGGGTGGAGATCTACTTCGACGGGTACGGCTGGATGACGTTCGACCCGACGCCGCTGAGCGACCGGGCGGTCGTGCCCCCGTACATCTCCGGCAACCGGGTGGAGAACGAGGACGGGGCCAGCAGCTCGCAGGCCACGACGACGACCACGACGGCGGTGCCGAGCTCGTCGGCGAACCCGTCGGCCTCCACGTCCGCCGACGCGGCGGCGCAGGGGCAGCAGGACGACGGCGGGAACCGGGTGCCCGCGTGGCACCTGATCGCGCTGGTGGGCGCGCTGGCGCTGGCGGCCCTGCTGGCGGCGGTGGCGCTGCTGGGCAGGAGGCCGGGCGGTGGTGAGCGGGCGGTGTCGGGCCGGGTGAAGCGCGTCCTGGTGGCGGGTGCGGCCGGGTCGGGCGTGGCGGCGCTGGCGCTGACGGCGGCGCTGCTGTCGTGGTGGCTGGCGGCCGTCGTGGCGGTTGGCGCGGTGGCCGCGGCGCCTGCGGCGCTGCGCGAGGCGACCAGGCGCGCGAGGCTGCGCAGGGTCGCGGCGCTGGGGCCGGACGCGGCGGGCGCGGCGTGGCAGGAGCTGATCGCGGAGTCGCTGGACCGGGGCGCGGGCGTGCGGAGCACGGAGACGGTCCGGGTGGCGGCGAGGCGGTTGGTGCGGGAGCACAACCTGGACGAGCAGGGCAGGGACGGCCTGCGCGCGGTGGTGGGCGCGGTGGAGCGCTCGTGGTACAGCGCGAACGGCGGCGCGGACCCGACCCTGCCGACGGCGGTGGACGAGGTCCGCCGGTCGTTGACCCGCAACGCGCCGTTGGCCTTGCGGGCGAAGGTGCTGCCGAAGTCGGTGCTGCAGAAACCACCGGATGGCAAGGAGAGCTGA